One window from the genome of Gloeocapsopsis sp. IPPAS B-1203 encodes:
- a CDS encoding MotA/TolQ/ExbB proton channel family protein, whose protein sequence is MDVIEIFRNGGPAMLPLLALSILSLSVIIERLWFWFRILNQEREIVNRILYAARDNWAGATQLAKRATDQPIGRFLYAPLRLSRPDPDLFRLALEATAEDELAAMRQGEKILEAVIALAPLLGLLGTVLGLIRSLRNIRLGDLGTASAAGVTLGIGESLISTAAGLVVAIISLAFYRLFQAFVVNQVKVFRRAGSELEVLYRQNWGDNVPDPQSTAPRTNIVQRDTTETFRIPPRSEKKGPDTSPL, encoded by the coding sequence GTGGATGTCATAGAAATATTTAGAAATGGTGGACCAGCAATGCTACCATTGCTGGCACTCTCGATTTTGTCTTTGAGTGTCATTATTGAACGCTTGTGGTTTTGGTTTAGAATTTTGAACCAAGAACGAGAAATTGTAAATCGCATCCTTTATGCAGCTCGTGATAATTGGGCAGGAGCTACACAGCTTGCTAAAAGAGCCACAGATCAACCTATCGGGCGGTTTCTTTATGCTCCGTTGCGTTTGTCTAGACCTGATCCTGATCTCTTCCGACTAGCATTAGAAGCAACTGCTGAGGACGAATTAGCAGCCATGCGGCAAGGAGAAAAAATCCTTGAAGCAGTTATTGCATTAGCTCCCTTACTTGGTTTACTAGGAACCGTACTAGGTTTGATCCGATCTTTGAGAAATATTCGTCTTGGCGATCTCGGAACAGCTTCTGCGGCGGGAGTAACGCTAGGGATTGGTGAATCGCTGATTAGTACTGCAGCAGGTCTTGTTGTTGCAATTATTAGCCTAGCATTCTATCGGTTGTTTCAAGCTTTTGTTGTCAACCAAGTCAAAGTTTTCCGTAGAGCAGGAAGTGAGTTGGAAGTTTTATATCGTCAGAATTGGGGTGACAACGTGCCTGATCCTCAGAGCACTGCACCTCGGACAAATATTGTACAGCGAGATACAACTGAAACTTTCCGCATTCCACCACGTTCTGAGAAGAAAGGTCCAGATACATCGCCACTGTAA